The Vanessa atalanta chromosome 12, ilVanAtal1.2, whole genome shotgun sequence nucleotide sequence GTCGTCGCAACTCGTATTGTGATAatgttaatagatttaaaaattcgtattatatatattattgcctatattaaattatatttgttgatcGAGAGTATATattgatagatatttattatcgtACGTAATAAGATTACTCTTTTATATCGGAAAAGCGTAGTTTTCTCCTAATGTTCCTTTGTATGTGTAAATTATATAGTTCCGGTTACTGCGAGCACGACCCATCGATTGTATTCTTTAGCTCATTGTCGCCGTAAACGTAAACTTGGCAAAATGATATCAGAAGAACTTGTTACcgagatttgtattttttgttcttatgacatagaattatattagaaattttcTCCTTTccaattagtattttatttgttattttatttatgaaaaaaatgtttttttatatgcttTTTAATGTCGTCAGTGTCGGAGACCTTAGtaaaatttgcatttaaatttatgtcaaTATGGTAAGCAGTTAAAATAGACACGAATTGAAATAGATAAGTtgcatacaaattattaatgtacCGTCTTAAGTCTTGACATTGTTTAtatcatgatattttaaaaaaatagtttaaataaactctttattattgtgtaaatcttttgatagatattaaaaatatgttgaaatattaaatagaaagatACTAATACAAATCAAAACTGATATTCGGTGTTTTAACTGCATACAATATACATTTGCTTtggtatcaaattttaataaaaaaatactctcttaaatctatttttatttatgcctTTGCTTTTAAAAAGACTGGTTCCTTTttctaaaactttatttaacttcagTTTTATATGCACAAGTTTGAAACAGTATGGTGTATaatgaatattgtatatttaattaaatacaagtacGAACAAGGATATTGCAAATCAATTTTACCCTGTACAGTGtacacataataaattatattagcttAAAATTCTCGCTGTCTCTCTTTTCACTCACTATCTGCTGGATAATAAAGTGAGAGATCAAATATCCGTTATCTATAGAAAAATTAAGTAGGTATGTCTGTTTGGTCCTGTCTCTTGGTATCGAACGCTGCGAGAAATTTTATCAGTGTATATACAACACCGAGAGCGAAGCGCTCAATATGTGcacaatatgtatgtaaaatattatttagacaatcttttattgacaaaataattagATACGAAACTTGAAGAAATTTCTTAACTAAGAacaaattgattatatatatgtacattgatAAATGATAGGACGCTTATATTGAAAGAAGGTCTATAGTATGATGActgataatatgttatttattaattcggaaattatttaagaaagtattatttaaaaaaaagttaccctAACATGTTCTTCCCGTTCCTATGTAGTAGATTCTAGcttgatttattattactcGGATAGTGGTGctatatgtttttcttatagCAACAAAAACTTTTGCTGTCACATTTCATATGTCACTTCAAATGACATCATTTGTCAATATCTTGCCAGTTGCCTTATATGTATTATCTATATTTGAGATTGAGACTGTGTGACTGTGACAGTTGAATGTGATTGACTCTTGACTGAATAGGTTATAAAATCGAAAATGTTAGCTGGGTTCCAGGTAGTTCCGTGGTATAATAGTCAAGAGTGGCAGgaagtttatgaaaaaatatatgcgCAAACTACGACACTTTCTTCAAAACAGAAAGCACTagatcatttattaatttggaAAGCCAGGTGTCCCTCTTTACCTTCCGGTATTGAATCAACACTGACTTTGCTTGAAGTTCACGttcaagatttaaataaaaacaatgaaatatgtaCTGACCATCTCTTACGCTTAGCATATTCATCAGCATTAATGCGTTTTGTAAATCATATGCTTGATAAAGAAACATCGAAAGGTCTTACTTTATATCAAGCGGCCAAAAATTCAGGTATCCCAGATTGGATTATAGAATTGCGGCACGATACTGCACACAGTGAGAGACTTCCTCCGCTTGATTTGTTAAGAGAGGCGACTCTTACAAGCATACAGTGGCTACAACAAAATTATTGGGATAAGCATAAACAATGTATCAATAATTTAGTAATTGGGAAATTACAGGATGGAGGttatttacagaataaaatatcggttcttataaatttttgtatttctttaagCATATGTTCTCATTCAAAATGCAACATAAAATTCATATCTGAAATAAAGGATGCTACAATCCGAGAGTCATTAATAAACGATGCTAAAGATTTGTTTGATGAAAGTGtagattttacaaatttaaagttaatttctatacattttcttattgaGACTATGAATTCAAAGACTAAAAAACTCCTTAATAATGATTTAGTTTCAAATTATGTCAACAGAATACTGATGGCTGATGattctttgtttttatctttGGAACTTCACAGTTTATTAGATAATTACAATCTTGACTGTTCAAAATCACTTTGTAAACAATATGTGCAGTGTTTTGATGGATTGCTAAATTTTCTTCACACAAATGATTTAATACAAGACTTTGtgttagaattaattaaatatacaaactcTGATGAAAACATTAATAGAAGACGTAAACTTGCATCACAATGGGTATCAGTTATATTTAAAGCTTTGAAGAAAAACCAACTATTTATGGAAAAAGTATATGAGTAAGTAGAATGTTTATATAGTTATACCAAAAGTTTTACATCTATCTGAAAATATCTGCATAAATCTTGAGAATTATGACTAAAACATACCTCTCTATAATATTGCGTATACACAGCAAATCAGACAAAATACACACACATTAtgctgaaataatttatttgtgataCTAATGTTTATCTATGTTTTGTAATATGCTTCTGAAAATGATATTTCACATATTTTTACTGATATATAGTATTATTCTCTGTTGGAACTGCTTAATAAAAAGTGTGTTTTATTTCAGGACAGAAACTAAACATGTGAGCTTAAAAGATAAGAaggaaataaattcattattctATCACTggtttccaaataaaaaaaggtcTTTACTTTTGGATTTGCGCAAACCTGTACCTAAAAACTTAACaaacattacttttattcaGCCAATAATATCGACTTATA carries:
- the LOC125067959 gene encoding uncharacterized protein LOC125067959, coding for MLAGFQVVPWYNSQEWQEVYEKIYAQTTTLSSKQKALDHLLIWKARCPSLPSGIESTLTLLEVHVQDLNKNNEICTDHLLRLAYSSALMRFVNHMLDKETSKGLTLYQAAKNSGIPDWIIELRHDTAHSERLPPLDLLREATLTSIQWLQQNYWDKHKQCINNLVIGKLQDGGYLQNKISVLINFCISLSICSHSKCNIKFISEIKDATIRESLINDAKDLFDESVDFTNLKLISIHFLIETMNSKTKKLLNNDLVSNYVNRILMADDSLFLSLELHSLLDNYNLDCSKSLCKQYVQCFDGLLNFLHTNDLIQDFVLELIKYTNSDENINRRRKLASQWVSVIFKALKKNQLFMEKVYETETKHVSLKDKKEINSLFYHWFPNKKRSLLLDLRKPVPKNLTNITFIQPIISTYNPNLRYFIKDLLYLVQPSLPVSIIRKICKLAEVVAIPEKFSAVPPKIYTVEDLKVTDDANVSTITINDDEMLEVNTTNENCIEEECYQKYGIWQSSSKNYSWSTCAIGQLPWQVNQPEELMEISNK